GTCTAACAATCAGCATTATGTTAAAAGATGAAACACTACAGGAGTTTTCTAATGGGAACAAAACAAGCATGGCAactctaatattttatataattctggCAGTTCTAGCTAATATAGTAAgatgagagacagaaagaagagttaccattttgggcttccctggtggcgcagtggttgagggtccgcctgccgatgcgggggacgcgagttcgtgccccggtccaggaggatcccacgtgccgcggagcggctgggcccgttagtcATGgcggagcctgcgcttccggagcctgtgctccgcggtgggagaggccacagcagtgagaggcccgcgtaacgcaaaaaaaaaaattaccattttaagaAAGAGGCTCTCATTATTATTGAGATTGTAGAACCTCCTCCCCCCCCCAAATACCTGAAAATTTGTTAAAATCAATGAGCTCAGTAGGataactgagggacttccctggtggtccaatggttaagactcctcacttccactgcggggggcccaggttcaatccctggttggggaactaagatccctcatgctgtgtggcgtggccaaataattaaataaataaaaagataactgaACACATAATAAGGATACAAAAGTGAAAAGCTTTCCTAATATAGCAATAAGTGGTTAGAAAAATTAACAGTATAAAAGGATCCTATTAATAAATAGCAACCTTATCAAGAAACATGTAggacccttaaaaaaaaatcaagggcttccctgatggtgcagtggttaagaatccgcctgccaatgcaggagacatgggttcgagccctggcccaggaaaatcccacgtgccacggagcagctaagcccgtgcacaactactgagcctgcgctctagagcctgcaagccacaactacggagcccgcgtgccacaactatcaaagcctgtgcacctagagcccatgctccacaacaagagaagccaccacaatgagaagcctgcgcactgcaatgaagagtagccccgcttgctgcaactagagaaagcccacgcgcagcacggaagacccagtgcagccaataaataaataaatttatttatttaaaaaatcaagttatactaagaccaaaaaaaaggacaaaatctgcttaatatttttatcttagtattacataataatagtaaaaagttgcaaacaaccaaaatgtccacctAAAAGAGGatggtttattatttatttataccccATCCTGTTCCAAAATGATTTTAAGGTAGCTTTCACAACATACATtatgatataaaaataagtaaagaattCAGGCAGAGAGAAATTTGAGTGATAGGCCACAGATTTCATTCTGAGTTTTCTAGTAGCCAAAGTAAAGATAAGATCATGATCAATTATATGATTCATATTCGTACTTAAAATATTGAGTTGATTGGAAGAAGCAACTGTTCCTAGTACTGAGACCAAAGAGAGAATTTTCTCATGGGTCTCAGAGAGAGGATGCCATGCAGAATAGGGAATGATCGTTTTGACAACCTAATAAAACAGCACCCAACTTTATAGAGCTGTTTCATATAAAATTCCTTGCTAATAGCCACACAGAACCAGTGAACTATTTGGTAAAGAGTATTTGCAGTGGGGCAAGGAATTTGGTCACATCTGGGCAACTGCATCTCATGCTACAATTTACTATTGAGTTGGATACTCAGATAGGTTTTGAAGGCTTTTTTCCATTTGGCTTCATACTCACAGGAAAGCTCTTCATCATGGCTCCAAGAAGACCCCCGCCCAACTTCTTCTGGTTCGGGCATTTACATTCTCAGATAAATGAATATCATAATATGTAGAATAAATCAAAGTGAAATGTCTAAGTAGATGACAGAAGGTAGGAAGAATGTATATGTTAGTGAAATCAGTGCCTCCCACTGAGAAATCAAATAGTACTTCAGTGGGTTGGCATTGTTACCTCTGCCAGAGTTGGTTTTTGTCTCTGAAAGTCAGAGAAAAGGTCTCGGATGTGGACTGTGGGGATAGAAATGATTGCAGACTAGAGATGATTGCCTTTATCTTACTAATATGAACCACCTCTCAGTATTTTGGTATTATAACacagtttctttctctttgttttttcttaccAAAGCCCCCTCCCATCAGGgcaaagaagggagaagagaacTGCCTGTGacagtgaaaagaaaacccttgcAAACCCCAGAGCGGGCTAACTTCACTGCTTTACCTAGGACCAGCTTAGTTCTGCACTTGGAAATCTGTCGTGTCACCACCTGTGTCAATATCATATTGTCTGTTTTCCTTTGGCAAATCTtaggcttgcttttttttttttttttttttgtggtatgcgggcctctcactgttgtggcctctcccgctgcggggcacacaggctccggatgcacaggctcagcggccatggctcacgggcccagccgctccgcggcacgtgggatcttcccggaccggggcacgaacccgtatcccctgcatcggcaggcggattctcaaccactgcgccaccagggaagccccaggcttgcTTTTTTAGGAGAAATGTTTTGTTTCCTTGGTCTGGGCTGTATATTCATTTTAATACTTCTGTATTAAACTCAATggcttaatttttcatttaaaacaaaacaaaaacttaacaAGAAGCCCACTGCCCTAgttgggcagaagaactgagggAAGTGCTGCTCTAAATGAGCTCTGGTTTCCTGACCAAAAGGAGGTACATACAAGGGCCCTGAGAATATTTGCGTATGTAATACCTCAGACACTTATTTTTCAGTTACTGTGAAGAACAAGAAGGTGTTAGAGAAGCCTGGAGATATTAATATAATCTTCCAAAAAAGGAATTCTATCAACTAGTCCATGTTGATTCCAGGTCAAATTCTAGGAGGCTCTGGCAAAGAGATGCTATATATGCCTCAAAAAGTGAGAAGCACAAAGAGTTTCAGCACAGGTTCTGAACAAAGTATAGGAGACTTTAGGCCAAGGATTCTCTACCCCATCAGATTCATCTCTatattaataatacatattttgtaaTGTACTGTCCTGAACTTAAAATCAAAGAATATAACCTTCCTATATAgttataaaacaaacatatatatatgcacacaaatgCCTTAACAGTAACTTAAGGTAAAAATTTTGAAGTGTGATAGTAAAATTTATTCTCATGTATGAATGTTTAGGTATGACCATATTGGAAGGCATAAAGAAGTAAtcaagtgggacttccctggtggtccagtggttaagaatctacctccCAATACAGGagactaagatcctacatgcctcagggcaactaagcccacgcgcttTGGAGCCTGCGGGCcaccactagagagaagcctgcatgctgcaacaaagagcctgcgtgccacgaggaaagatcctgcatgctgtgacgaagatcccacgtgctgtaactaagacctgacgcagccaaataaatttttaaaaataataataaagaagtaatcaagggaagtccctggtggtccagtggttaggtcttggcactttcactgcttgggcatgggtttgatccctggttggggaactgagatcccgtgagctgtgtggcacagccaaaaaaaaaaaaagtaatcaaaagCTTTTACCAACATGTAGAATCAACACGAATGCAGACTTCTACAAATGTGGACTGTCAGATATATTAGCATTTCTGAATACCACACTTGGTAAAGACCTGAAGTAAACAAAGTATGATCTTCCTGTGGTTTACATGGAAGTTCCCGTCCTAGAAAATTCAGCATGTATTAAAAccatgttaaaaaatattctggggcttccctggtggcgcagtggttgagaatccgcctgccgatgcaggaaacacgggttcgtgccctggtccgggaagatcccacatgccgcggagcaactaagcccgtgagccatggccgctgagcctgtgcgtccggagcctgtgctccgcaacgggagaggccacaacagtgagaggcccgcataccgcaaaaaaaaaaaaaaaaaaaaaaaaaaaaaaaaaaaaaaaaaaaaaaaattctgtgtttaTATGTAAAACTGACATAGGGGCTAGGCTGAGATAAACATTCACAGGTCTCATGGCAGAtcttcactgtgcagaagctACTCACTAAAATGTTGCAGGATGCCCAACATGCCTGGCCTCTGCAAGTGGCACTTACTGAGCACGACAATACCAAGACCCCAGAGGGTGGCCCTGTCACTATTGGGAGTTTTTCATGGCCTTGTCTGTTAGATGGAAAAGCGTAGAATGCCTGGCTGGCCTCATTCAAGGAGTTCAAATCCGCTGGAGAGGCTTACCACTGGGAGGGATGTTTCTAGTGCCTTCCCTACTTCTCTACAGAGAAAAACGAAGGCTGTTGGACattagtctttttctttcagttttattgagctataactgatatataacattgtataagtttaaggtgtacaacataatgatttaatatatgtatatattgtgaaatgattaccataataagcttagttaacatctatcacctcacatagttacatttttttttttttgtcttgtgatgagaacttttttttttctgcggtacgcaagcctctcattgttgtggcctctcccgttgcggagcacaggctccggacgcgcaggctcagcggccatggatcatgggcccagccgctctgcggcatgtgggatcttcccagaccagggtacgaacccgcatccactgcatcagcaggcagactctcaaccattgcaccaccagggaagcccttgtgatgagaacttttaaggtctGTTCTCTTAGGagcttttaaatatacaatacagtgttaactgtagtcaccacaTTGTACGTtacatctccagaacttatttatcttaactagaagtttgtaccttttaaccaccTTCATCCATTTCCCTTACCCTGCTTATTGGTCATCAAAAtgactacagttgacccttgaacagcaccggtttgaactgtgcaagtccacttacatgtggattttttttcactaaatacataCGACAGTACCACACAATTTGAAGTTGGTTGAATTCACTTATGTGGAAACAACACAGAGGGCAGACTGTAAGGATAAACGTGGATTTTCAACACCTGTGTGGAGGGTCAGTGCCCTTaaaccctgtgttgttcaagggtcagatatgtttgttttatttatttttggctgcattgggtcttcattgctgcacgcagcctctctctagttgcagtgagcagggtctactcttcattgcagtgcgtgggcttcttattgcagtggtgtctcttgttgcagagcacaggctctaggcatgcgggcttagttactgtttcgcggcatgtgggatcttcccggaccagggatcgaacccatgtcccctgcattggcaggcagattcttaaccactgtgctaccagggaagtcccgagggtCAGCTTTATTTGGATTAGatgttcttttatatatatatatatatatcggtgtgtgggcttcttatctcggtggcttctcattgcggagcacaggctctaggtgcgcgggcttcagtagttgtagcacgtgggctcagtaattgtggctagcaggctctagagcgcaggctcagtagttgtggcacacggacttagttgctccacggcacgtgggatcttcccggatcagggctcaaacccatgtcgcctgcattggcaggcggactcttaaccactgcaccatcagggaagctcctagatgttctttttttttttttgcggtacgcgggcctctcactgctgtggcctctcctgccgcggagcacaggctccggacgcataggctcagaggctcagaggccatggctcacaggcccagccgctccgcggcatgtgagatcctcccagaccggggcacgaacctgtgtcccccgtatcggcaggcggactctcaaccactgcgccaccagggaagcccctagatgttCTTTTAAGGTGCTTTTCAACTCTAAGATTTTCTACTTCTCAATAACGACATTTTTGGTTCTTCTAATTGTTTTCGTGTTAATAAGAAAACATAATAGCATTAACAAGTGTTAAATGACAATGATGCATAGCACCACTATGATTATTTTCTGTGATCCTTTTCATTCTAAACCTTCTGGCTAAGTAGTCCTCTCTTTTCTTTGAGCTCATCCACTTTTGACCCTCTCTTTCCTGTGGGGAGCCCCCTGCAGAGCTGATAGGCCCTTGCCTCCACTGGGGCTTTAGAACAGCTGTCATCCAGAGAACCAAACTACACAGTCTGCAAAAGAAATCTGCTTTGTAATTTTTCAGTGACTAATTTCCCAGTATCCCATGTAATATACAAAAAGAGTTGAGTATAGACcatgagaatgtgtgtgtgttaaagttTTGTTGTTATCCTGTTTGATTCtcatcttttttaattttttaacatctttattggagtataattgctttacaatggtatgttagtttctactttataacaaagctatacatatacatatacatatatccccatatctcttccctcttgcatctccctccctcccaccctccctatcccacccctctaggtggtcacaaaacaccaagctgatcttttGAATTAACTCCTAAAAGTTTAGATTTGAATTTTAACTTCTCTAAtaccaagttttattttttcatttaaggcTATTTCTGATGCTTGGAAGCTATCCTTTCAGCCGTAAGGATGGTAATAAATCTTTGCCTCCCGCAGTTCAGACCAAGAATTTACTGCAACAAGGTAAACAAAACaagtatatacacataaataaatatatgacatctatttttatagttttccccATTTCCTGCCTTGTGTATGTAGACTTAATTCAGGCTTAATGTGCTTTCACCCTCATTGTTTTAGAGTCTACCAGATGATATTTAGGTAAGCATGGGTCAGACTGTACCTCTAGAGTCAGCACCGTTACAAGCTGAGTTGTGACTCATTTTGTGGAGGGTTCTCTTTCCTTtgacaataaattttaatttcactcAAGGTCAAAGTGAAGGTAGAAATTCTGTCTCTCCCATGCTGTTGTTCTTGCTAACTTCTCATGCtagaaataatggctatatttgtTATATGGATTCCTTGTTCTTTATTATTTGAATTAAGCTGCCTCCCCTTTTGTACAAAGCTGGCTATCTTCCACAGTCCAGAGCAGGGAGTAAGGAAATTCCAAGGGGAGAATTGaacttcttctccaatttggaaTTTCTGCACACAGCACATTATTTCAGGTTCCCAGATTGTTAAGCTGACTCCTTCAGACAAGGATATCTTAAAATTTCCGTTGGTTATAACAAGTATTGGACACattaaaagggagaaaggaaaaagctaCTCACAATCCCACCCCTAGCACATTCACTGTTTTAAATTTCCCATAGTCTTTTGTGGTCCTTGTCTCTGtgcaaacttttttttccaagtttCATCATTCATAGATTTACAAGAAGTTCCTTTGTTATGCCTTCCTAGGGAAACTCTCATAATTGATAGTGTCCAAATACAAAATTGAGAACTTCAGtgaacatctttatttttccctaaaTCTGTACATTTTCATCctctgaatttaaaaacaaaaaaaaaaaccccaaacccaaaaACAATCCAAAAAACACTTGTAAATCTGCCCCCTTTTCACAGACATGTTATTTTGAAGGGATTTTTTTGTTGGTTAGGCAGAGTTTTATTGCTCATGTTTTAAGGATGGATAGTATTTGGCGACACAGTTGCCCTCAGCCTTTGACCTGATCTTGGAtgcctgccaaaaaaaaaagaaaagaaaaccccaggAGAATTTGATGTAATAGAGGAAATTTCAAATGAGGAACTTCAGATTTTCTTTAAAGAGTTTTCTTAGAAGTGACAAGTTGTTGAAAACTAGTTGTCTTCATTTGGATCTCGTCAAATCAATGTGTCTCATTTTTGTCATTAAATCTAGATATCAGCTGATGGTTATGAAGTAGAAAATCTCATCTCTGAAGACCTCACAAAGAGAAGTCATGGTTTTAGGACAGAGTATTTCATTAAGCCACCAGTCTATGTGACAGTTTCCTTTCCCTTCAATGTGGAAATCTGTAGGATTAACATAGACCTCACAGCTGGGGGAGGCCAGAATGTCACTGGCCTGGAAATGTATACATCTGCCTTGTCCAGCAGAGTGTCTTGGAATACCCCCGAGTGCCAGACCTCAGGCCCAGATGAGCCATCCATTCCGGACAAAGAAGCGTTCACTTTGGTGGGCAAAGTCTTGTTGAAAAACCAGAGCCAAGTGGTGTTTAGCCACAAGGGCTTCAAAGCCAGGCCACCTTTTGGCCCGATGGAAGCCACACTCCCCTCCCCTGCTGTTGTGGCCCAGGAGCTCTGGAATAAAGGGGCTCTTTCTCTTAGTCATGTGGCCCATCTCAAGATTTGTATCACCCATGTGACAGGCAGTGGTATCCCTTGTATCAAGCGGTTGGAAGTATGGGGTCAGCCAGCCAAAACCTGCTCTCAGGAGGTGATAGACAGTGTTTTGCTGGTTGCCTCAGAGAGCCTCCCTCAGGACTTGTCTCTACAGGCCCCGGCCTTGCCCATGGAGAGTGACTGTGATCCTGGGGGCCAGTCTGAGGGCCAGCAGGCCCCCTCCAGCCTACTGGAGCTGGCTGAGGTAATTCGGGATGTACCTGAAGAGTTCCTGGATCCCATCACCCTGGAGATCATGCCTTACCCCATGCTGCTGCCCTCAGGCAAGGTCATTGACCAGAGCACACTGGAGAAGTGTAACCGTAGTGAAGCCGCATGGGGCCGAGTGCCCAGTGATCCTTTCACAGGAGTAGCCTTTACTCCacactcccagcccctgcctcaccCCTCCTTGAAGGCCCGGATCGACCATTTCCTGCTCCAGCACTCCATCCCTGGCTGCCACCTGCTTGGGAGAGCACAGACTGCATTGGCAATGACCCCTTCTTCCATTGCTCTGCCCTCTCAGAAAAGGAAGATGGAGCAGGGTGAACATGCCCCAGACAGTAGCCTTGGCTTAaatgcttcctgtttttctaCCACAAGCCTTCTGGTCTCACCCACTACCTCAGAGCACACTGCTAAGAAAATGAAAGCTGCCAGTGAGCTCATGGATTGTTCAACAGGTAATCCCTCGTCTTATGTCTAAGCCCATCGTCATCTCTTCTCCTCCCGGGTGACGCTTGGCACTTGCCCTTTGTTTTATGCTTTGCTGGCTTAAATTACACCAAAACTTACTGGCTTAAAGAACCACACATTTATTAACTTACAGCTTCTCTGGTCAGGAATCTAGGCATTGCTTAGCTGGATTGTCTGCTTTAGGGTCTTCCAAGGCTGctatcaaagtgttggcagggctgcagccATCTCAAGCCTTGACTGGGGAAGGATTCACTTCCAAGGTCGCTCATGAGATTGTtgcaggattcagttccttgctGAATTGTTGCACTGGGGGCTTCACTTCCCTTTTGTCTGGTGGCTGGATTCTGCCCTCAATTCCTTGTCATATGGGCCTCTCAAGGGCAGCACACAACATGGTAGCTGTGTACACCAGCATGTGCAAACAAGTGGAAGTCAGTCTTGTAGAAGCTAATCACAGATAAAGACATCCCATcacttttattgtattttgtaAGAAGCAAGTTACTAAGTTCATGTGGGATTCATTGGGGGCCATTTCAGACACTCTCCCACACCATTGATTCCTATTTCATTCAATGTATTTACCCAAGATTAGTGGTTGGATTTTGTCTAATGCCTTTTCAATATCAGTAGAGATGATATtatgatttttcatccttagatATTTTAATACAGTAAAGTACATTAATAGACTTCTTAATATTGAACCACTGTTATATTCCTGCAAGAAACTCCATTTGGTCATGCTGCTTTTAGTGTACTGCTtagttctgtttgctagtgtttttatttaggatttttgccTTCATTAATGAGATTGGActgcagttgtgtgtgtgtgtgtgtgtgtgtgcgcgcgcacaagTACACATCACCttctgtcaggttttggtatcaatgATTTGCTCCATAAGAAGAATTAggaaattttccttttctaaactCTGGAACAATTTAGTAGTATTAGAATCATttactcttccttccttccttccttccttccttccttccttccttccttccttcctccctccctccctccctccctcccttccttcctatctatctgtctgtctatctatctatttatctgtctatgccaggtcttagttgcagtatgtgggatctttgttgctgcatgcgagatcttcgttgcagcatgcgggatcttctttttttttttttagttgctgtgtgcgggatctttttttctttttagttgcggcatgtgggatctagttccctgaccagggatcggacccgggccccctgcattgggagcgtggagtcttaacaactgcaccgccagggaagtccctcatttactctttacatgtttggtagaattctcctgtgattGTCAGTGCTTGGTGCTTTTGGAGATAGCTCTTTgacaactttttgtttttccttatgaaAACTAGTCTGTTTAGattctatcattcttttttttaacatctttattggagtataattactttacattgttgtgttagtttccactgtataacaaagttaatcagctatatgtatacgtatatccccatatcccctccatctcgagcctccctcccaccctccctatcccacccctctaggttgtcacagagcaaCGAGttgatctccgtgtgctatgctgaagcttcccactagccattcattttacatttggtagtgtatatatgtcaatgctgctctctcacttcgtcccagcttcctcttccctcccatggcctcaagtctgttctctacgtctgcttctttattcctatcctgccactaggttcatgagtaccgtttttttttagattccatatatatgcgttagcgtacggtatttgtttttctctttctgacttacttcactctgtatgatagactctaggtccatccacctgtaTCATTCTTTAAAGTTCCTATCTTAGTCTAAAAGAAAGGCTTATGCAAATAGCACGCTTAAAGGTTACGTATGTGTCTTCTCTGGCTTTGAGTGTAAATGTAGTTAACAAGACCCCCAGAAACTCCTGGAAGCATCTGAGGTGCAGTGGGGCAAGATGCGGAGAAAGATACTTAGACCTTGATGTTTGTGGAGGTCTCCAGTGGTGTTGGCCTTGACAGATTTGTTGGTGACACAGTACCACGCTGACCAGTGCTCCTTCAAGGCCTCAAGCTGATACCGCATGTCCTACATACTGTAGACCAAACATTCCACTCCCCACTTTGGGGTACATTTATGGTGCCACTTTGGGGAACCCCGCTATCAGGCAGATCTCTAGGTCCTTTCTTCAGCAGCTGTCCCCATCTCCTGTCACCTTCACCCTCAGCCCATATCCAGAGAAGGCCCTATAGATAGTGGAGTGGGCAGAGTGAGGTCTTCATTATTCCACTCGATAATGACTGCTTTGCTTTACCTAGGAAGCAAGA
The DNA window shown above is from Kogia breviceps isolate mKogBre1 chromosome 14, mKogBre1 haplotype 1, whole genome shotgun sequence and carries:
- the UBOX5 gene encoding RING finger protein 37 isoform X2 — its product is MVINLCLPQFRPRIYCNKISADGYEVENLISEDLTKRSHGFRTEYFIKPPVYVTVSFPFNVEICRINIDLTAGGGQNVTGLEMYTSALSSRVSWNTPECQTSGPDEPSIPDKEAFTLVGKVLLKNQSQVVFSHKGFKARPPFGPMEATLPSPAVVAQELWNKGALSLSHVAHLKICITHVTGSGIPCIKRLEVWGQPAKTCSQEVIDSVLLVASESLPQDLSLQAPALPMESDCDPGGQSEGQQAPSSLLELAEVIRDVPEEFLDPITLEIMPYPMLLPSGKVIDQSTLEKCNRSEAAWGRVPSDPFTGVAFTPHSQPLPHPSLKARIDHFLLQHSIPGCHLLGRAQTALAMTPSSIALPSQKRKMEQGEHAPDSSLGLNASCFSTTSLLVSPTTSEHTAKKMKAASELMDCSTGPVSHEQKLSQSLEIALTSTLGSMPSFTARLTRGQLQHLSTRGSSTSWRPGSSSAWEHPGPRMHILQKSVLSLLQKGARVPASLWPSPVPALPG
- the UBOX5 gene encoding RING finger protein 37 isoform X1 — encoded protein: MVINLCLPQFRPRIYCNKISADGYEVENLISEDLTKRSHGFRTEYFIKPPVYVTVSFPFNVEICRINIDLTAGGGQNVTGLEMYTSALSSRVSWNTPECQTSGPDEPSIPDKEAFTLVGKVLLKNQSQVVFSHKGFKARPPFGPMEATLPSPAVVAQELWNKGALSLSHVAHLKICITHVTGSGIPCIKRLEVWGQPAKTCSQEVIDSVLLVASESLPQDLSLQAPALPMESDCDPGGQSEGQQAPSSLLELAEVIRDVPEEFLDPITLEIMPYPMLLPSGKVIDQSTLEKCNRSEAAWGRVPSDPFTGVAFTPHSQPLPHPSLKARIDHFLLQHSIPGCHLLGRAQTALAMTPSSIALPSQKRKMEQGEHAPDSSLGLNASCFSTTSLLVSPTTSEHTAKKMKAASELMDCSTGPVSHEQKLSQSLEIALTSTLGSMPSFTARLTRGQLQHLSTRGSSTSWRPGSSSEQPGSILGPECTSCKRVFSPYFKKEPVYQLPCGHLLCRPCLGEKQRSLPMTCIACQRPFASQDVLRVHF